In the genome of Scylla paramamosain isolate STU-SP2022 chromosome 49, ASM3559412v1, whole genome shotgun sequence, one region contains:
- the LOC135095555 gene encoding 14 kDa phosphohistidine phosphatase-like — protein sequence MAEALDKVADVDIDEGTFKYVLIKVYHSPPAPAQETSKYIVRGYMTAEYHSDVYDRVMPNIERLGLACECVGGGRINHQAAEGNIKVYGYSQGFGKADHSVAVTLLKKKYPDYKSVTFSNDGY from the exons ATGGCCGAGGCACTGGACAAGGTGGCGGATGTGGATATTGACGAGGGCACCTTCAAGTATGTGCTCATCAAGGTGTACCACAGCCCCCCCGCCCCCGCACAGGAGACCAGCAAGTACATCGTGCGCGG GTACATGACAGCCGAGTACCATTCAGATGTGTACGACCGTGTGATGCCCAACATAGAGAGGCTGGGGCTggcgtgtgagtgtgttgggGGTGGCCGGATCAATCACCAGGCAGCGGAAGGAAACATCAAAGTGTACGGCTACTCTCAGGGTTTCGGCAAGGCGGATCACAGTGTTGCCGTCACCCTGCTGAAAAAGAAGTATCCGGATTATAAGAGTGTCACGTTTTCCAATGATGGATATtag